CTCCAGGCGCGTGTTGCCTGGGGGTCCACAGCGGCCGTCAGCAGGCGCCGGAAGGCCGGCTACGGGTTCGCGAACGCCGCGCTGGGTGAAATCGCCGCCCACGAGTTGCTGCGCACGTTGAAGGCCCGGAACGTCGGCGAGGCCCAGCTGCCCAGCAGCACCACGAGGTGGGGCCGCGACATCGAGTTCCCCTGGGCCCAACGCACCGGCGCGGCGCCGTCCCCGGTGTCCTGGAGCCCGTAGAAGACGCGGCGGTTGGAGGTCGTCGGGGGGGCGAAGGGAACGCCCTCGTCCCCGGCGCCAACCGCGCCGTAGGCCACCCCACCGACGACAGGGGTGAAGGGGTCCGCGCGGGTGTTTCCGGAGACCGCGAAGTGGCCGAAGCCAACGCCGCCAGCGGGAGCGTTCGGGATGGCGTTGACCACGCGGACGCGCGCGTCCAGGGCGTCCGCGGCGAACGTGTCCGGGACGAAGATGGAGCGGGGCGCGAGCGCGCCAGTCTGTCCCGCCTGGCCCGTCACCACGACGAGATAGCGCCGGCCCGCCAGCAGGGCTCCGCTCTGCGACTGCAGCACCGTCGCGCTGTCGTTCTCGTTCTCGGTGACCGTGAGCGCCTGACCGGTCTCGGTGGGCGGCAGCTCCCCCACGGACGTGGCGCCGTTGTACTGCATGTTCACCACCACCCTGCGCCCGTCGCTCCTGAGCACCTGCAGCGCCGGGGACTGCGACTGCCCCTCCGCGGGCAGGAGCGCATTGAAGAAGTAGACGATGGGGTCCCTGCGCACGCGGACGAACTCGTTGCTTCCGGCGCGGACCAGCAGCAAGGCAGGCTGCCCCTCGTCGGCGAGCGGACGCCGGGCGTCGCCGGTGACGATGACGAACCAGGAGCTCCCCGCCACCATGCGGCCGGAGGGGACCGTGAAGTACATCCGCTTGTTCGTCGCGGGAGGGAAGCCCGTCGAGTCCGAGGAGGACAGCTCGAACCGGGAGGCGGTGACCGGCACGGAGACGCCCCCGGCACTGCTCTGCGAGTAGGCGTTGGCCGAGATGGCCACCGGCTCGCCCGAAGTGCTCGTGACGTCCGTCAAGGTCCGGGAGTGCGGATTCCCCTCCGCGTCATTGTCAATCACGCGGTCCGCGGAGACGACGACCACCTGCGCCGCGCCCGTGGCGGGAGTGGAGAACGACTCCTTCAGCGCCAGCAGCCGGGCCCGCCGGACATCGGTCACGTCGCTGTTGTTGGCGAAGGCCATGGTCACCAGCGTGAGGCGCTCTCCGGCGGCGAGGGTCACCGCCCCCGAGCTCGCCACGTCGGGCGCGGTGGCGTCCTCCGCGTTCTTCGCGACGAAGGTCAGCGTCCCCACGGGGACTTCCTTGTACTCCGTCACCGCCGCGTCACCGGGCCCCACGGACGCGAACAGCCGGGTGTCGCCCTGGTAGACGTCAATCTTGTACGGGTCCCATGCCGCCGTCTCCGAGTCACTGGCGTTGTTCTTCAGGCCGAGGAACGCAT
This DNA window, taken from Pyxidicoccus xibeiensis, encodes the following:
- a CDS encoding DUF4397 domain-containing protein, producing the protein MRHVFKGVVLTLGLVLAVGTAGCGSSECEAPADCEGSAGEGQQWVCREEKCEREPLTVTCTADQALSNGACVACGPGQVAAGDKRSCVACPSGQAELAAGECRACPSGQAPTQDRTSCAPIQCVADQVLENDRCVTCSAGQVPSGDTRSCVPCAADQRENNGTCVACGPGQVVSQDKLSCVACAANEIEQNAACVACPAGQVPSDARDACVTPPPTVAYVRFVNAFLGLKNNASDSETAAWDPYKIDVYQGDTRLFASVGPGDAAVTEYKEVPVGTLTFVAKNAEDATAPDVASSGAVTLAAGERLTLVTMAFANNSDVTDVRRARLLALKESFSTPATGAAQVVVVSADRVIDNDAEGNPHSRTLTDVTSTSGEPVAISANAYSQSSAGGVSVPVTASRFELSSSDSTGFPPATNKRMYFTVPSGRMVAGSSWFVIVTGDARRPLADEGQPALLLVRAGSNEFVRVRRDPIVYFFNALLPAEGQSQSPALQVLRSDGRRVVVNMQYNGATSVGELPPTETGQALTVTENENDSATVLQSQSGALLAGRRYLVVVTGQAGQTGALAPRSIFVPDTFAADALDARVRVVNAIPNAPAGGVGFGHFAVSGNTRADPFTPVVGGVAYGAVGAGDEGVPFAPPTTSNRRVFYGLQDTGDGAAPVRWAQGNSMSRPHLVVLLGSWASPTFRAFNVRSNSWAAISPSAAFANP